TAACAGAACTATCAGAGAGGGTAGGGATAACGATGGAAAACCTATCAATTTCAGAAAATGGTAAAGCGAAGGCTATCTGCATGGCGTTGGATTGTCAGCCTGGAGATATTTTAGAATATCGAAGTGAAAATGAGGAATCCCAAAATGGATAAGAAAATGGAAATTGGCTCAGGGAAAAAGAAGAACGAATGGTCCATCTTTGGCGCATTCAAACAGCTCGTCCGTTTCGGTTGGCAACAGGCATTATCCTGCGTGTTTCCTGTCGTTATTTTTGCTTCCCTAGGCATAACTCAAGTGATTCCTCTCCCCTTCCTTCCACGGTATGATTGGCTTCTGGTTATCTGCATTCTGATGCAATGGTGGATGTTACGATCTGGTTTG
This window of the Sutcliffiella horikoshii genome carries:
- a CDS encoding helix-turn-helix domain-containing protein, yielding MAIIINVDVILAKRKMSVTELSERVGITMENLSISENGKAKAICMALDCQPGDILEYRSENEESQNG